The following are encoded together in the Pan troglodytes isolate AG18354 chromosome 6, NHGRI_mPanTro3-v2.0_pri, whole genome shotgun sequence genome:
- the OR2A5 gene encoding olfactory receptor 2A5 — MTENQTWVTEFILLGFPLSLRIQMLLSRLFSLLYVFTLLGNGAILGLIWLDSRLHTPMYFFLSHLAIIDISYASNNVPKMLTNLGLNKRKTISFVPCTMQTFLYMAFAHTECLILVMMSYDRYMAICHPLQYSVIMRWGVCTVLAVTSWACGSLLALVHVVLILRLPFCGPHEINHFFCEILSVLKLACADTWLNQVVIFAASVFILVGPLCLVLVSYSRILAAILRIQSGEGRRKAFSTCSSHLCVVGLFFGSAIVMYMAPKSRHPEEQQKVLSLFYSLFNPMLNPLIYSLRNAEVKGALKRVLWKQRSK; from the coding sequence ATGACAGAAAATCAGACATGGGTCACAGAATTCATTCTCCTGGGATTTCCGCTCAGCCTAAGGATTCAGATGCTCCTCTCCAGGCTTTTCTCCCTGTTATACGTCTTCACCCTGCTGGGAAATGGGGCCATCCTGGGGCTCATCTGGCTGGACTCCAGACTGcacacccccatgtacttcttTCTCTCACACCTGGCCATCATTGATATTTCGTATGCTTCCAACAATGTCCCCAAGATGCTGACAAACCTTGGCttgaacaagagaaaaacaatctcCTTTGTCCCATGCACAATGCAGACCTTTTTATACATGGCTTTTGCTCACACTGAGTGTCTCATCTTGGTAATGATGTCCTATGACCGGTACATGGCTATCTGCCACCCTCTGCAATATTCTGTCATCATGAGATGGGGAGTGTGCACAGTCCTGGCTGTCACTTCTTGGGCATGTggttcccttctggccctggTCCATGTGGTTCTCATCCTGAGGCTGCCCTTCTGTGGGCCCCATGAAATCAACCACTTCTtctgtgaaatcctgtctgtccTCAAGTTGGCCTGTGCTGACACCTGGCTCAACCAGGTGGTCATCTTTGCTGCTTCAGTGTTCATCCTGGTGGGGCCGCTCTGCTTGGTGCTGGTCTCCTACTCGCGCATCCTGGCGGCCATCCTGAGGATCCAGTCTGGGGAGGGCCGCAGAAAGGCCTTCTCCACCTGCTCCTCCCACCTTTGCGTGGTGGGACTCTTCTTTGGCAGCGCCATTGTCATGTACATGGCCCCCAAGTCCCGCCACCCTGAGGAGCAGCAGAAGGTCCTTTCCCTGTTTTACAGTCTTTTCAACCCGATGCTGAACCCCTTGATCTACAGCCTGAGGAACGCAGAGGTCAAGGGTGCCCTGAAAAGAGTGTTGTGGAAACAGAGATCAAAGTGA